The following DNA comes from Candidatus Lokiarchaeota archaeon.
TCCGTTCGATTTGAATATGGTCATCAACGTCTGGTAGTGATATAAGTGCAGATACCTTCGAGTTTTCTCGGGAGCCCTTTACATGAGAACCATATGAAGCTAAAGTGATACCTCCAGTTCCTTCGCCTCGCAGCCGACTTATTTTGCCTGTCAGAAGAAAATCAATTGCATCCACAACCGCACTTTTTCCACTTGCATTTGGTCCAAATATTACTGTATTCTGGCCCTCTGGAGAAATGCTAAGGGTCCTTATGCCACGAACGTCAGAAATCTCAAGTTCATGAATCCTCACTATGTTCCTCCTCCGACTCTTCAATAGCATGTAGAATCGCTTCCTTACTGCTAGGACCTCCTTGTTGTAATAATCCGGATATGAAATCTACTAATTCTTCTCCAAATCGATTATCATCCGTAAGCAAGTTGACGAATTTCCTCAGTACCCGCTCAACCAATATTCCA
Coding sequences within:
- a CDS encoding AAA family ATPase; the protein is MLLKSRRRNIVRIHELEISDVRGIRTLSISPEGQNTVIFGPNASGKSAVVDAIDFLLTGKISRLRGEGTGGITLASYGSHVKGSRENSKVSALISLPDVDDHIQIER